One Rhinoraja longicauda isolate Sanriku21f chromosome 44, sRhiLon1.1, whole genome shotgun sequence DNA segment encodes these proteins:
- the LOC144612393 gene encoding tumor protein p63-regulated gene 1-like protein yields MGDQLEPSVPSPQLEPDATFTPGSVEHLTPDPGVEQCVTSAPGSGVTPVTPADLSRLYPPLPRGEFSPSVLPPSSGQSHRDEFFALRPGVLQAAISETGRTLGDEDGKVQGAWLLTEVDHWNRESERLVLLTPRVLLVSHYDFVGLSCHLLLRIPLHYIDSITVGPFHFSSTSLSRRCGLGLRLGWDKLGEPSFRSRWNPLAQDLPSVILIEHPGVESGHMSPPCTLGSFRTELTRGVGMAHREQPLAGRANGTLLLEKPIQMGTVLGLVSALSNWAQLGYAKPRRLLAF; encoded by the exons ATGGGGGATCAGCTGGAGCCCAGCGTTCCCTCGCCGCAACTGGAACCCGACGCGACCTTTACCCCGGGGTCAGTAGAGCACCTGACCCCGGACCCAGGAGTGGAACAGTGCGTGACCTCTGCCCCGGGCTCGGGCGTGACCCCTGTAACCCCTGCTGACCTCTCCCGACTGTATCCCCCTCTCCCGCGGGGGGAGTTCTCCCCCTCTGTCCTCCCCCCGTCCTCGGGCCAGAGCCACCGGGATGAATTCTTTGCTCTGCGG CCAGGAGTGTTGCAAGCAGCGATCAGCGAGACGGGGAGAACACTGGGGGATGAAGACGGCAAAGTGCAGGGAGCCTGGCTCCTCACAGA GGTGGACCACTGGAACCGGGAGAGTGAGAGACTGGTGCTGCTGACCCCACGAGTCCTGCTGGTGTCTCATTACGACTTTGTGGGCCTGTCCTGTCACCTGCTGCTGCGAATCCCCCTGCACTACATCGACAGCATCACTGTCGGCCCCTTCCACTTCTCCTCAACCTCCCTCAGCAG GCGCTGTGGGCTGGGGCTGCGGCTGGGATGGGACAAACTGGGGGAGCCGTCGTTCCGTTCCCGCTGGAACCCCTTGGCTCAGGATCTGCCATCCGTCATCCTGATAGAACACCCCGGGGTAGAGAGCGGGCACATGTCACCTCCCTGCACG TTGGGGTCATTCCGCACGGAGCTGACCCGGGGGGTGGGGATGGCCCATCGGGAGCAGCCCCTCGCCGGCCGAGCCAACGGGACGCTGCTGCTGGAGAAACCCATCCAGATGGGGACGGTCTTGGGCCTGGTGTCTGCCCTCAGCAACTGGGCGCAGCTGGGCTACGCCAAACCTCGCCGCCTGCTCGCCTTCTAG